One part of the Vicia villosa cultivar HV-30 ecotype Madison, WI linkage group LG6, Vvil1.0, whole genome shotgun sequence genome encodes these proteins:
- the LOC131614615 gene encoding uncharacterized protein LOC131614615 → MRESEFVNDYFARTLAIVNRMTTHREKMEQIVIMEKILRFVPAKFNYMVCSIEESNDVTAMSIDELQSSFLVHEQRMKEQINHSKEQDLKMSYTGKGRGRNASRVVLEEE, encoded by the coding sequence ATGAGGGAAAGTGAATTTGTCAATGATTACTTTGCAAGAACTCTGGCTATTGTAAATCGAATGACAACACATAGAGAAAAGATGGAACAAATTGTGATTATGGAGAAAATCTTGAGGTTTGTGCCTGCAAAATTCAATTATATGGTGTGCTCTATAGAGGAATCGAACGATGTAACAGCTATGTCAATTGATGAGCTTCAGAGCAGTTTTCTTgttcatgaacaaagaatgaaagAACAAATTAATCATAGTAAAGAACAAGATCTCAAGATGAGCTACACTGGTAAAGGTAGAGGAAGAAATGCCTCTAGGGTCGTGCTAGAGGAAGAGTGA